In Leptodactylus fuscus isolate aLepFus1 chromosome 2, aLepFus1.hap2, whole genome shotgun sequence, one genomic interval encodes:
- the MED31 gene encoding mediator of RNA polymerase II transcription subunit 31 has translation MAAGSMETDEQARIRFQLELEFVQCLANPNYLNFLAQRGYFKEKPFVNYLKYLLYWKDPEYAKYLKYPQCLHMLELLQYEHFRKELVNAQCAKFIDEQQILHWQHYSRKRMRLQQALAEQQPQNNAIGK, from the exons ATGGCGGCTGGTTCAATGGAAACAG atgaaCAAGCCAGAATCCGATTCCAGTTAGAGTTGGAATTCGTTCAGTGTTTGGCAAATCCCAATTACCTTAATT TCCTGGCACAAAGAGGATATTTCAAAGAGAAACCATTTGTGAATTACCTAAAATATCTACTGTACTGGAAGGATCCAGAATACGCTAAATATTTAAA ATACCCCCAGTGCTTGCACATGCTGGAGTTACTACAGTATGAACACTTTCGGAAGGAGCTGGTGAATGCTCAGTGCGCTAAGTTCATTGATGAGCAGCAAATCTTACATTGGCAGCATTACTCTCGCAAGAGGATGAGGCTACAGCAAGCCCTGGCAGAGCAGCAGCCACAGAACAACGCCATTGGGAAGTGA